In the Hordeum vulgare subsp. vulgare chromosome 7H, MorexV3_pseudomolecules_assembly, whole genome shotgun sequence genome, one interval contains:
- the LOC123408136 gene encoding 3-phosphoshikimate 1-carboxyvinyltransferase 2: MAMAAAATLAASSSAVSLDRAATAALAPPRRLRMPAAHRGAMRLRGSAARATSVAAPAAPAGAEEVVLQPIREISGAVQLPGSKSLSNRILLLSALSEGTTVVDNLLNSEDVHYMLEALEALGLSVEADKVAKRAVVVGCGGRFPVEKDAKEEVQLFLGNAGTAMRPLTAAVVAAGGNATYVLDGVPRMRERPIGDLVVGLQQLGADVDCFLGTNCPPVRINGKGGLPGGKVKLSGSISSQYLSSLLMAAPLALGDVEIEIIDKLISVPYVEMTLKLMERFGVTAEHSDSWDRFYIKGGQKYKSPGNAYVEGDASSASYFLAGAAITGGTVTVEGCGTTSLQGDVKFAEVLEMMGAKVTWTDTSVTVTGPPRQPFGRKHLKAVDVNMNKMPDVAMTLAVVALFADGPTAIRDVASWRVKETERMVAIRTELTKLGATVEEGPDYCIITPPEKLNVTAIDTYDDHRMAMAFSLAACAEVPVTIRDPGCTRKTFPNYFDVLSTFVKN, from the exons ATGGCGATGGCAGCGGCGGCGACCCTGGCGGCGTCCTCCAGCGCGGTCTCGCTCGACCGGGCCGCCACCGCAGCCCTGGCGCCCCCGCGCCGGCTCCGGATGCCGGCGGCCCACCGCGGGGCGATGCGGCTGCGGGGGAGCGCGGCGCGCGCGACGTCCGTGGCGGCGCCCGCGGCGCCCGCGGGCGCCGAGGAGGTCGTGCTGCAGCCCATCCGCGAGATCTCCGGCGCCGTGCAGCTGCCCGGCTCCAAGTCGCTCTCCAACCggatcctcctcctctccgccctcTCCGAG GGGACGACGGTGGTGGATAACCTGTTGAACAGCGAGGATGTCCACTACATGCTCGAGGCCCTGGAAGCCCTCGGACTCTCCGTGGAGGCAGATAAAGTTGCAAAGAGAGCTGTGGTTGTTGGCTGTGGCGGCAGGTTCCCGGTCGAAAAGGACGCCAAAGAGGAAGTGCAACTCTTCTTGGGAAATGCTGGAACTGCAATGCGGCCATTGACGGCCGCTGTAGTAGCTGCTGGTGGAAATGCAAC TTATGTGCTTGATGGAGTACCAAGAATGAGGGAGCGACCTATTGGTGACTTAGTTGTTGGTTTGCAACAACTCGGTGCAGATGTCGATTGTTTCCTTGGCACAAACTGCCCACCTGTCCGTATCAATGGCAAAGGAGGGCTACCTGGTGGCAAG GTTAAGCTCTCTGGTTCCATCAGCAGTCAGTACTTAAGCTCCTTGCTGATGGCTGCTCCTTTGGCTCTTGGGGATGTCGAGATTGAAATTATTGATAAACTGATCTCTGTTCCTTACGTTGAAATGACATTGAAATTGATGGAGCGTTTTGGCGTGACTGCGGAGCATTCTGATAGTTGGGACAGATTCTACATTAAGGGAGGAcaaaaatacaa GTCCCCTGGAAATGCCTATGTTGAAGGTGATGCCTCAAGTGCGAGCTATTTCTTGGCTGGTGCTGCCATCACCGGAGGGACTGTCACTGTCGAAGGTTGCGGCACCACCAGTTTGCAG GGTGATGTGAAATTTGCTGAGGTACTTGAAATGATGGGAGCAAAGGTTACATGGACTGACACTAGTGTAACCGTTACTGGTCCACCGCGTCAGCCATTTGGAAGGAAACACCTAAAAGCTGTTGATGTCAACATGAACAAAATGCCTGATGTCGCGATGACTCTTGCGGTTGTTGCCCTGTTTGCCGATGGTCCAACTGCTATCAGAGATG TTGCCTCCTGGAGAGTGAAGGAAACCGAAAGAATGGTCGCAATCCGGACCGAGCTGACGAAG CTGGGAGCAACGGTGGAGGAAGGCCCAGACTACTGCATCATCACGCCACCGGAGAAGCTGAATGTCACGGCGATCGACACCTACGACGACCACCGGATGGCGATGGCCTTCTCCCTGGCGGCCTGCGCCGAGGTGCCAGTCACCATCAGGGACCCCGGGTGCACCCGAAAGACCTTCCCCAACTACTTCGACGTCCTAAGCACCTTTGTCAAGAACTAG